A single genomic interval of Nonomuraea rubra harbors:
- a CDS encoding ATP-binding protein → MRLLMATPTGWRREGNLPAELTSFVGRTRLLANLKRHLGESRLVTVTGIGGVGKSRTVLRLAHQVRSHYPDGVWFADLARLQDAGMVKHTIASALGIADQSSRAESESLSEWVGERDMLLIIDTCEHLVQGCAELVHELLEAAPNLKVLATSRQSLHLPYEHVVPVPPLQVPGDDPAESLFTNESVQLFAARAGASVPDFVLDEDNIAPVAELCRRLDGIPLAIELAAVRLRALSVEQILGLLADRFSLLAGASRTALPRHQTLRAAIGWSHELCEPAERLLWARLSVFAGDFELDAARFVCSDGRLPSEDITDLVTGLVEKSILLIRSNHAGVRYKLIDTLAEYGEEWLDKLGQKEQMRQRHLEYYLSLAQRSEDAWSGPRQIYWFVRMRQEHDNVRVALEHALKTPGKSALALTLLSSLWFMWVCCGFAREGRLYLERALEANPAVSKERCKALWVLSYVKSAQGDSAGALAAAETCSTEAVRVGDSRAVILASKMQGTAALFQGDLQKASALLGVAIEFNTENRELNPGLLPAIVELSIVLTAQGELYEAESLLQDCLQVCKERGELWVSSHAQWALASTRIATGRIDDALQNAREALRIKRHFHDTLGTLMALETAARIFVLSDKLTLAAQLLGALQQNWKTAGLPQLGAPWMTEEHNACMRDCRQRLGELVYKNAFEEGARLDLDEASALALDDPDAPDES, encoded by the coding sequence GTGAGGCTGCTCATGGCCACCCCGACAGGCTGGCGGCGTGAAGGCAATCTGCCGGCGGAGCTCACGAGCTTCGTCGGCCGCACCCGCCTCCTCGCCAACCTCAAACGGCACCTCGGCGAGTCGCGGCTGGTGACCGTCACCGGCATCGGCGGGGTGGGCAAGTCGCGCACCGTGCTGCGGCTGGCGCACCAGGTGCGCTCCCACTACCCCGACGGCGTCTGGTTCGCCGATCTGGCCCGGCTGCAGGACGCGGGCATGGTCAAGCACACCATCGCCTCCGCGCTGGGCATCGCCGACCAGTCGTCGCGGGCGGAGTCGGAGTCGTTGTCGGAGTGGGTGGGCGAGCGCGACATGCTGCTCATCATCGACACCTGCGAACATCTGGTGCAGGGCTGTGCCGAGCTGGTGCACGAGCTGCTGGAGGCGGCGCCCAACCTGAAGGTGCTGGCCACCAGCCGCCAGTCGCTGCACCTGCCGTACGAGCACGTGGTGCCGGTGCCGCCGTTGCAGGTGCCGGGCGACGACCCGGCCGAGAGCCTGTTCACCAACGAGTCCGTGCAGCTCTTCGCGGCCAGGGCCGGGGCGAGCGTGCCCGACTTCGTGCTCGACGAGGACAACATCGCCCCGGTGGCGGAGCTGTGCCGCAGGCTCGACGGCATTCCCCTGGCCATCGAGCTGGCCGCGGTGCGGCTGCGGGCGCTGTCGGTGGAGCAGATCCTGGGGTTGCTGGCCGACCGGTTCAGCCTGCTGGCCGGCGCGAGCCGTACGGCGCTGCCCCGCCACCAGACGCTGCGGGCGGCGATCGGCTGGAGTCACGAGCTGTGCGAGCCGGCCGAGCGGCTGCTGTGGGCGCGGCTGTCGGTGTTCGCGGGTGACTTCGAGCTCGACGCGGCCCGGTTCGTCTGCTCCGACGGGCGGCTGCCGTCCGAGGACATCACCGACCTGGTCACGGGGCTGGTGGAGAAGTCGATCCTGCTGATCAGGAGCAACCACGCGGGCGTGCGGTACAAGCTGATCGACACGCTGGCCGAGTACGGCGAGGAGTGGCTGGACAAGCTCGGCCAGAAGGAGCAGATGCGCCAGCGGCACCTGGAGTACTACCTGAGCCTGGCCCAGCGCAGCGAGGACGCCTGGTCGGGGCCGCGGCAGATCTACTGGTTCGTCCGCATGCGGCAGGAGCACGACAACGTCCGCGTGGCGCTGGAGCACGCGCTGAAGACGCCCGGCAAGTCGGCGCTCGCGCTGACGCTGCTGTCGTCGTTGTGGTTCATGTGGGTGTGCTGCGGGTTCGCCCGCGAGGGCCGCCTGTACCTGGAGCGGGCGCTGGAGGCCAACCCCGCGGTGAGCAAGGAGCGCTGCAAGGCGCTGTGGGTGCTGTCGTACGTCAAGAGCGCGCAGGGCGACAGCGCGGGAGCGCTGGCGGCGGCCGAGACGTGCAGCACCGAGGCGGTCCGGGTGGGCGACTCCCGGGCGGTCATCCTGGCCTCGAAGATGCAGGGCACGGCGGCGCTGTTCCAGGGCGACCTGCAGAAGGCCAGCGCGCTGCTCGGCGTGGCGATCGAGTTCAACACCGAGAACAGGGAGCTCAACCCCGGCCTGCTGCCCGCCATCGTCGAGCTGTCGATCGTGCTGACCGCGCAGGGCGAGCTGTACGAGGCCGAGTCGCTGCTGCAGGACTGCCTGCAGGTGTGCAAGGAGCGCGGCGAGCTGTGGGTCAGCTCGCACGCGCAGTGGGCGCTGGCGAGCACGCGCATCGCGACCGGCAGGATCGACGACGCGCTGCAGAACGCCAGGGAGGCGCTGCGGATCAAGCGGCACTTCCACGACACGCTCGGCACGCTGATGGCGCTGGAGACGGCGGCGCGGATCTTCGTCCTGTCCGACAAGCTCACGCTGGCCGCCCAGCTGCTCGGCGCGCTGCAGCAGAACTGGAAGACGGCCGGGCTGCCGCAGCTCGGCGCGCCGTGGATGACCGAGGAGCACAACGCGTGCATGCGCGACTGCCGGCAGCGGCTGGGCGAGCTGGTCTACAAGAACGCCTTCGAGGAGGGCGCCCGGCTGGATCTCGATGAGGCGTCCGCGCTCGCGCTGGACGACCCGGACGCCCCCGACGAGAGCTAG
- a CDS encoding GNAT family N-acetyltransferase: MYTLRPATPADYDAIAAVVDAWWGRPISGALPRLFLDHFHRTSLVAEGAGGELAGFLIGFLSPSLPDEAYIHFVGVAPDARKGGLARTMYERFFELARGDGRRVVKAITAPVNSGSIAFHGRMGFAVSEPVAGYHGPGTSLVTFSRPL; this comes from the coding sequence ATGTACACGCTGCGCCCCGCCACGCCCGCCGACTACGACGCCATCGCCGCGGTGGTGGACGCCTGGTGGGGCCGCCCGATCTCGGGTGCCCTGCCCAGGCTCTTCCTCGATCACTTCCACCGTACGAGCCTGGTCGCCGAGGGCGCCGGGGGTGAGCTGGCGGGCTTCCTGATCGGGTTCCTGTCGCCTTCGCTGCCGGACGAGGCGTACATCCACTTCGTCGGCGTCGCGCCGGACGCGCGCAAGGGCGGGCTGGCGCGCACCATGTACGAGCGGTTCTTCGAGCTGGCGCGCGGTGACGGGCGGCGCGTCGTCAAGGCCATCACCGCGCCGGTCAACAGCGGCTCCATCGCCTTTCACGGGCGCATGGGCTTCGCGGTGAGCGAGCCGGTCGCCGGTTATCACGGGCCCGGCACGAGCCTGGTCACCTTCAGCCGGCCCCTGTAG
- a CDS encoding terpene synthase family protein, with the protein MLNGAETIEHFRRSKIGMLAARTNPTVPRDSLRLINDWYNWLFAFDDAFCEGELMGHRASALARALPPLLEILDGRRTPEADDPFGLALNELLHRISEYATPAQVDRWRITVKEYLFAQIWEAANREVDLIPTPDDYVLMRRITGATYTCFALIDAGGGYRLEAEEWHHPDVRTLSDLACDLIGWDNDLLSYAKERGNDKARHNLVTVLATHKSLTLQDALGEVSQMHNDAIAAFLDRRAALEQWAPLPVRKYVRGLEHWVRGHIEFSLGSARYVHAWPDGTQWPQAV; encoded by the coding sequence ATGCTCAACGGCGCCGAGACCATCGAGCACTTCCGGCGCTCGAAGATCGGCATGCTCGCGGCACGGACCAACCCGACCGTGCCGCGCGACAGTCTCCGGTTGATCAACGACTGGTACAACTGGCTCTTCGCCTTCGACGACGCGTTCTGCGAGGGCGAGCTGATGGGGCACCGGGCCTCCGCACTCGCCCGTGCCCTGCCGCCGCTCCTGGAGATCCTCGACGGACGGCGCACCCCCGAGGCCGACGACCCGTTCGGCCTCGCACTCAACGAGCTGCTGCACCGCATCTCGGAGTACGCCACCCCCGCGCAGGTGGACCGGTGGCGCATCACGGTCAAGGAATACCTGTTCGCCCAGATCTGGGAGGCCGCCAATCGCGAGGTCGACCTCATCCCGACACCCGACGACTACGTCCTGATGCGCCGCATCACCGGAGCCACCTACACGTGCTTCGCCCTCATCGACGCCGGCGGCGGCTACCGCCTGGAGGCCGAGGAGTGGCACCACCCCGACGTGCGCACGCTGTCCGACCTGGCGTGCGACCTCATCGGCTGGGACAACGACCTCCTGTCGTACGCCAAGGAGCGCGGCAACGACAAGGCCCGGCACAACCTGGTCACGGTGCTGGCCACGCACAAGTCCCTCACGCTGCAGGACGCGCTGGGCGAGGTCTCCCAGATGCACAACGACGCCATCGCCGCGTTCCTCGACCGGCGCGCGGCGCTGGAGCAGTGGGCCCCGCTCCCGGTCCGCAAGTACGTCCGCGGTCTCGAACACTGGGTGCGAGGCCACATCGAGTTCTCCCTCGGCAGTGCGCGGTACGTGCACGCCTGGCCTGACGGCACCCAGTGGCCGCAGGCCGTCTAA
- a CDS encoding proteasome assembly chaperone family protein codes for MFDPKDLYELADDAPELADPVLLYHFDGFVDAGSAGRLALGHLLAELEHRVVATFDVDRLLDYRSRRPIMTFDTDRWVECESPELAVHVAKDATGTEFLVMSGPEPDREWELFAKAVAALTERLKVSKLVTLHGIPMAVPHTRPLGITMHASRPELINNAQSSVFGRVQVPGSVAALLELRLGAQGHDALGYAVHVPHYLSQAEYPTAAVSGLEAVTRGTGLVFPMDALREAARRTTTEIEEQIRASSELSTAISGLEQQYDAFAAGAERENLMAETTPMPTGDELAAQFERFLAERDDE; via the coding sequence GTGTTCGACCCGAAGGATCTCTACGAGCTCGCAGACGACGCGCCCGAGCTTGCCGATCCGGTGTTGCTGTACCACTTCGACGGCTTCGTCGACGCGGGCTCGGCCGGACGGCTCGCGCTGGGCCACCTGCTGGCCGAGCTGGAGCACCGGGTCGTGGCGACGTTCGACGTGGACCGGCTGCTCGACTACCGGTCGCGGCGACCCATCATGACGTTCGACACCGACCGGTGGGTGGAGTGTGAGAGCCCGGAGCTGGCCGTCCACGTCGCCAAGGACGCGACGGGGACCGAGTTCCTGGTGATGAGCGGGCCCGAGCCCGACCGGGAGTGGGAGTTGTTCGCCAAGGCCGTGGCGGCTCTGACGGAGCGGCTGAAGGTGAGCAAGCTGGTGACGCTGCACGGCATCCCCATGGCCGTGCCGCACACCCGCCCGCTCGGCATCACGATGCACGCCAGCAGGCCCGAGCTGATCAACAACGCGCAGAGCAGCGTGTTCGGGCGGGTCCAGGTGCCCGGCAGCGTCGCCGCGCTGCTGGAGCTGCGGCTCGGGGCGCAGGGCCACGACGCGCTCGGCTACGCGGTGCACGTGCCGCACTATCTCTCGCAGGCCGAGTATCCGACCGCCGCGGTGAGCGGGCTGGAGGCCGTGACGCGGGGGACGGGGCTGGTGTTCCCGATGGACGCGCTGCGCGAGGCGGCTCGCCGTACGACGACGGAGATCGAGGAGCAGATCCGCGCCTCCAGCGAGCTGTCCACCGCGATCAGCGGGCTGGAGCAGCAGTACGACGCCTTCGCGGCGGGCGCGGAACGCGAGAACCTGATGGCCGAGACCACTCCCATGCCCACCGGCGACGAGCTCGCCGCCCAGTTCGAGCGCTTCCTCGCCGAGCGTGACGACGAGTAG
- a CDS encoding Gfo/Idh/MocA family oxidoreductase: protein MSEIRVGLVGYGTAGAYFHAPLIHATPGLTLAAVVTRNPDRQAEVAGRYGAAGVSDVRELWRRCDLVVVASPNRTHVATAAAALAEGLPVVVDKPLARTAEEGRELVRLAKERGVMLTVFQNRRWDGDFRTVRRLAGEGRLGEVLRFESRFERWRPVPKGGWREAGGPEEVGGLLYDLGSHLVDQAVQLLGPVREVYCESDVRREGVSADDDTFVALTHVGGARSHLWVSSMAARLGPRFRVLGSAAAFVKHGMDVQEERLRAGLTPDSPGFGDDEEDRWGVLGTEGEREIVRTEPGAYLDFYRGVAAALREGAAPPVDPDSAVDVLAIIEAARLSATQRIVVHLS, encoded by the coding sequence ATGAGTGAGATCCGCGTCGGCCTCGTCGGTTACGGCACCGCTGGGGCCTACTTCCACGCCCCGCTGATCCACGCCACCCCCGGCCTGACCCTGGCGGCCGTCGTCACCAGGAATCCCGATCGCCAGGCCGAGGTGGCCGGCAGGTACGGCGCGGCGGGGGTGAGCGACGTGCGGGAGCTGTGGCGGCGCTGCGATCTCGTCGTGGTCGCCTCGCCCAATAGGACGCACGTGGCCACGGCCGCCGCCGCCCTCGCCGAGGGCCTGCCCGTCGTGGTCGACAAGCCGCTGGCCAGGACGGCCGAGGAGGGCCGCGAGCTGGTGCGGCTGGCCAAGGAGCGCGGGGTCATGCTCACCGTGTTCCAGAACCGGCGCTGGGACGGCGACTTCCGCACCGTACGGCGGCTGGCGGGCGAGGGGCGGCTGGGCGAGGTGCTGCGGTTCGAGTCGCGGTTCGAACGCTGGCGGCCGGTGCCGAAGGGCGGCTGGCGGGAGGCCGGCGGCCCCGAGGAGGTTGGCGGCCTGCTGTACGACCTGGGCAGCCACCTCGTCGACCAGGCCGTGCAGCTGCTCGGGCCGGTGCGGGAGGTCTACTGCGAGAGCGACGTCAGGCGCGAGGGGGTCTCGGCCGACGACGACACGTTCGTCGCCCTGACCCATGTCGGCGGTGCCAGGTCCCACCTGTGGGTCAGCTCGATGGCCGCGCGCCTCGGGCCCCGCTTCCGGGTGCTGGGCTCCGCGGCGGCCTTCGTCAAGCACGGGATGGACGTGCAGGAGGAGCGGCTGCGGGCGGGCCTGACACCCGATTCGCCGGGGTTCGGCGACGACGAGGAGGACCGCTGGGGCGTGCTCGGCACCGAGGGCGAGCGGGAGATCGTCCGGACCGAGCCGGGGGCGTACCTCGACTTCTACCGGGGCGTGGCGGCGGCGCTGCGCGAGGGCGCGGCGCCGCCGGTGGATCCGGACAGCGCGGTGGACGTGCTGGCGATCATCGAGGCGGCCCGCCTCTCGGCGACCCAGCGGATCGTCGTCCACCTGAGCTGA
- a CDS encoding ankyrin repeat domain-containing protein, producing MPVDATDGKGDTLLMPAAYYGHAETVRRLVTSGADPNRADDRGRTPLAGAVFKRESAVVRALPDAGADPRAEQPSAMETARMLANEQFIQWFAQSDS from the coding sequence GTGCCGGTCGACGCGACCGACGGCAAAGGTGACACTTTGCTGATGCCGGCGGCTTATTACGGTCACGCTGAGACTGTACGCAGGCTTGTCACAAGCGGCGCCGATCCGAACCGAGCCGACGACCGCGGGCGGACGCCGCTCGCGGGCGCGGTCTTCAAGCGGGAGTCTGCCGTGGTCAGAGCGCTGCCGGACGCCGGGGCCGATCCGCGCGCAGAACAGCCGTCCGCGATGGAGACCGCGCGAATGTTGGCAAATGAGCAGTTTATCCAATGGTTCGCGCAAAGCGATTCATAG
- a CDS encoding MIP/aquaporin family protein yields the protein MAGQPARRGLTGELVAEFAGTMVLILFGAGVVAQVVAAQLGDHDSIAWAWGIGVMLGVYVAGRTTGAHLNPAVTVGFAIFRGFPWPKVLPYAVAQTAGAFVAALIVRWNYSEVLAMADPGRTIKTQIVFSTLPGNGTLPVDMWGGLRDQVIGTAILLFVIFALSDTANMAPSANLGPFVIGLLVVGIGMSFGTDAGYAINPARDFGPRLASFLTGYGGAWRDQYGDLYFWVPIVGPLAGGILGAGLYQACIARFLPQGEDRDTVKPSD from the coding sequence GTGGCCGGACAGCCCGCCCGGAGAGGGCTGACGGGGGAGCTCGTCGCCGAGTTCGCGGGCACGATGGTGCTCATCCTGTTCGGTGCCGGCGTCGTCGCCCAGGTGGTCGCCGCCCAGCTCGGCGACCACGACAGCATCGCCTGGGCCTGGGGCATCGGCGTGATGCTCGGCGTCTACGTCGCCGGCCGCACCACGGGCGCGCACCTCAACCCGGCCGTCACCGTGGGGTTCGCCATCTTCAGGGGCTTCCCCTGGCCCAAGGTCCTCCCGTACGCGGTCGCGCAGACCGCCGGAGCGTTCGTCGCCGCCCTCATCGTGCGGTGGAACTACTCCGAGGTGCTCGCCATGGCCGACCCCGGCCGTACGATCAAGACGCAGATCGTCTTCTCCACCCTGCCCGGCAACGGCACCCTGCCGGTGGACATGTGGGGCGGCCTGCGCGACCAGGTCATCGGCACCGCGATCCTGCTCTTCGTGATCTTCGCCCTGTCCGACACGGCCAACATGGCGCCGAGCGCGAACCTGGGGCCGTTCGTCATCGGCCTGCTCGTCGTCGGCATCGGCATGTCCTTCGGCACCGACGCCGGTTACGCCATCAACCCGGCACGCGACTTCGGGCCGCGCCTGGCCAGCTTCCTCACCGGCTACGGCGGCGCGTGGCGGGACCAGTACGGGGACCTGTACTTCTGGGTCCCGATCGTCGGCCCGCTGGCCGGCGGCATCCTCGGAGCCGGGCTGTACCAGGCGTGCATCGCCCGTTTCCTCCCGCAGGGCGAGGACCGCGACACCGTGAAGCCGTCCGACTGA
- a CDS encoding tyrosine-protein phosphatase, with translation MTRWIDLEGAVNARDLGGLPTRDGGRTRRGQIFRADNLQGLTPADVELLVGELRLRHVVDLRSNAEVSLEGPGPLTRVPEVRHHHLTLFAEGGLHTDVEADTIDGERVLPWAERVLDEELRVTGFYFGYLRDRPDAVVAALRAMALRDGASLVHCAAGKDRTGVLSALALELAGATREAIVEDYVATGERLELILKRLRGSDTYRGDLDSRPADDHLPRARYIEQFLGVLDDRFGRPLGWLAQNGWTDEDTAAMRARLRE, from the coding sequence ATGACGAGGTGGATCGATCTGGAAGGCGCGGTCAACGCGCGTGACCTGGGCGGACTGCCTACTCGTGACGGCGGCCGCACCCGTCGCGGGCAGATCTTCCGCGCCGACAACCTGCAGGGCCTCACCCCGGCGGACGTGGAGCTGCTGGTGGGCGAGCTGAGGCTGCGGCACGTGGTGGACCTCCGCTCGAACGCGGAGGTGTCGCTGGAGGGGCCGGGGCCGCTGACCAGGGTGCCCGAGGTACGGCACCACCATCTGACGCTGTTCGCCGAGGGCGGCCTGCACACCGACGTGGAGGCCGACACGATCGACGGTGAGCGGGTGCTGCCGTGGGCGGAGCGGGTGCTGGACGAGGAGCTGCGGGTGACCGGCTTCTACTTCGGCTACCTGCGCGACCGGCCGGACGCCGTGGTTGCGGCCCTGCGCGCGATGGCGCTGCGCGACGGCGCCTCGCTGGTGCACTGCGCCGCGGGCAAGGACCGCACCGGGGTGCTGTCGGCGCTGGCGCTGGAGCTCGCCGGGGCGACCCGGGAGGCGATCGTCGAGGACTACGTGGCCACGGGGGAGCGGCTGGAGCTGATACTCAAGCGGCTGCGGGGCAGCGACACCTACCGGGGCGACCTCGACTCGCGCCCGGCCGACGACCACCTGCCCAGGGCCCGCTACATCGAGCAGTTCCTCGGCGTCCTCGACGACCGCTTCGGCAGGCCGCTGGGCTGGCTGGCCCAGAACGGCTGGACCGACGAGGACACCGCCGCGATGCGCGCCCGCCTGCGCGAATGA
- a CDS encoding ATP-binding protein, producing MPWAAPVSAGLAAAAASVLAASVEWEIPPAAKIGVTVAAALLVGLTTWATTESRGGTRSRPRLEPGPMAPDQWPPVPEHFTGRSEALSELREVFSARRKSSDLFPPLVVSVYGRGGVGKSALMTRFGQEVAGWFPDGRLYADLRGGVDAPVRPEEVLIGFLRALDVRLTTDPGGLEELRKLWLTWTKGRRILIGLDNAHDAEQVKPLIPAEPGCGVLVTSRAPLFLNGTHDTRLGEFSEAHGVELLARLAGGARVVDDLEATKEVVRLCDYLPLAINICGGRLATREQWTMREMANRLVDTRRILDLLEVAPTVDKSVRASVQLSYDDCTGMQRRLLRLLSALTSPDVPGWVAGELLDISVLDGADQLEALMDAQLAECSGTDQTGTMRYRLHDLVRVFAAELADHDEDERRSAAIERVLYGYRRRAEEAAQNRWPQDWSRGGRRTSADGQLGAGDWLNAERLSLLAMIHLAHQLRLWELTWGLARAFCSLCHSLRAYWADWVAVAELGCQAAERAGDRRSLAIALLDASAVHGGLGLRERGLEESERALAIFNELGETWWAARAMRTIGMTLFSDGHLDRAQDYLIGAITAFKGEDDLWWMARTQRNLAEMRMAERRPEEARELLEDALEIFKREGNRYSEAQTLRVYGEVLAAQARGEHRHGDRRLAANLFTRAGFSLDRAGEMFKQRGELWEEARCLRAAGEVGDPDNGLRELDYVRRAEEILAALGDSWGVARTAVSAGRALARLGRIEESEQELRRAVREFADLEDRWWMARSLRYLGEAHLDAGGRGAAVRPLEQARDIYRSLGNEAGMRRTLELLRRAAPGGSDERRPQ from the coding sequence GTGCCCTGGGCGGCTCCCGTCTCCGCCGGGCTGGCGGCCGCGGCCGCGAGCGTGCTGGCAGCGTCCGTGGAGTGGGAGATCCCGCCGGCCGCCAAGATCGGCGTCACCGTGGCCGCGGCCCTGCTCGTCGGCCTGACCACCTGGGCCACCACCGAGTCGCGCGGCGGGACCAGGAGCAGGCCCCGATTAGAGCCCGGGCCGATGGCCCCCGACCAGTGGCCGCCCGTGCCCGAGCACTTCACCGGCCGCTCCGAGGCGCTGTCCGAGCTGCGCGAGGTGTTCTCCGCCCGCCGCAAGTCCTCCGACCTCTTCCCGCCGCTGGTCGTCTCCGTGTACGGGCGCGGCGGCGTCGGCAAGTCGGCGCTGATGACCAGGTTCGGGCAGGAGGTGGCCGGCTGGTTCCCCGACGGCCGGCTCTACGCCGACCTGCGCGGCGGCGTGGACGCCCCGGTACGGCCCGAGGAGGTGCTGATCGGGTTCCTGCGGGCGCTGGACGTGCGCCTGACCACCGACCCCGGCGGGCTGGAGGAGCTGCGCAAGCTCTGGCTGACCTGGACCAAGGGCCGCAGGATCCTCATCGGCCTGGACAACGCGCACGACGCCGAGCAGGTCAAACCGCTCATTCCGGCCGAGCCCGGCTGCGGGGTGCTGGTCACCTCGCGCGCCCCGCTGTTCCTGAACGGCACGCACGACACGCGGCTCGGCGAGTTCAGCGAGGCGCACGGGGTGGAGCTGCTGGCCAGGCTGGCGGGCGGGGCCAGGGTCGTGGACGACCTGGAGGCCACCAAGGAGGTCGTGCGGCTGTGCGACTACCTGCCGCTGGCGATCAACATCTGCGGCGGCCGGCTGGCCACCCGCGAGCAGTGGACGATGCGCGAGATGGCCAACCGGCTGGTGGACACACGGCGCATCCTCGACCTGCTCGAAGTGGCGCCCACGGTGGACAAGAGCGTGCGCGCCTCCGTACAGCTCAGCTACGACGACTGCACCGGCATGCAGCGCCGCCTGCTGCGCCTGCTCAGCGCGCTGACCTCGCCCGACGTGCCCGGCTGGGTGGCCGGCGAGCTGCTCGACATCTCCGTGCTGGACGGCGCCGACCAGCTGGAGGCGCTCATGGACGCCCAGCTCGCCGAGTGCTCGGGCACCGACCAGACCGGCACGATGCGTTACCGCCTGCACGACCTGGTCCGGGTGTTCGCCGCCGAGCTGGCCGACCACGACGAGGACGAGCGGCGCAGCGCCGCCATCGAGCGCGTCCTGTACGGCTACCGCCGCCGCGCCGAGGAGGCCGCCCAGAACCGCTGGCCGCAGGACTGGAGCAGGGGCGGCCGGCGCACCAGCGCCGACGGGCAGCTCGGGGCCGGTGACTGGCTCAACGCCGAGCGGCTCTCGCTCCTCGCCATGATCCACCTGGCTCACCAGCTCCGGCTCTGGGAGCTGACGTGGGGGCTCGCCAGGGCGTTCTGCTCGCTGTGCCACTCGCTGCGCGCGTACTGGGCCGACTGGGTGGCCGTGGCGGAGCTGGGCTGCCAGGCCGCGGAGCGGGCCGGCGACCGCCGCTCGCTGGCCATCGCGCTGCTCGACGCCTCGGCCGTGCACGGCGGGCTGGGCCTGCGCGAGCGGGGGCTGGAGGAGTCCGAGCGGGCGCTGGCGATCTTCAACGAGCTGGGCGAGACCTGGTGGGCCGCCAGGGCCATGCGCACGATCGGCATGACGCTGTTCAGCGACGGTCACCTCGACCGGGCGCAGGACTACCTGATCGGGGCCATCACCGCGTTCAAGGGCGAGGACGACCTGTGGTGGATGGCCCGCACCCAGCGCAACCTGGCCGAGATGCGGATGGCCGAGCGGCGCCCCGAGGAGGCCAGGGAGCTGCTGGAGGACGCCCTGGAGATCTTCAAGCGGGAGGGCAACCGCTACTCCGAGGCGCAGACCCTGCGCGTCTACGGCGAGGTGCTGGCGGCCCAGGCCCGCGGCGAGCACCGCCACGGCGACCGCCGCCTGGCCGCCAACCTGTTCACCAGGGCCGGCTTCAGCCTGGACCGGGCCGGCGAGATGTTCAAGCAGCGCGGGGAGCTGTGGGAGGAGGCCCGCTGCCTGCGGGCCGCCGGCGAGGTCGGCGACCCGGACAACGGGCTGCGCGAGCTGGACTACGTCAGGCGCGCCGAGGAGATCCTGGCCGCGCTGGGCGATTCCTGGGGGGTGGCCAGGACCGCGGTGTCGGCCGGGCGGGCGCTGGCCAGGCTCGGGCGCATCGAGGAGTCCGAGCAGGAGCTGCGGCGGGCGGTGCGGGAGTTCGCCGACCTGGAGGACCGGTGGTGGATGGCCAGGAGCCTGCGCTACCTCGGCGAGGCGCACCTGGACGCGGGCGGGCGCGGGGCCGCGGTGAGGCCGCTGGAGCAGGCCAGGGACATCTACCGCAGCCTCGGGAACGAGGCCGGCATGCGCAGGACGCTGGAGCTGCTGCGCCGCGCGGCCCCCGGCGGCTCAGACGAGCGGCGACCGCAGTAG